The following coding sequences are from one Paenibacillus sp. JDR-2 window:
- a CDS encoding thiazole biosynthesis adenylyltransferase ThiF, producing MDERLERYSRQMLFAPIGEQGQQKLSESSVCVIGMGALGTVLANHMVRAGVGRVRIVDRDYVEKSNLQRQMLYDEDDVREGYPKAIAAERKLRRINSDVRIEAVVADVTVHNIDELLDGMDLVLDGTDNFQTRFLLNDACFSKGIPFTYGGAVSSRGMSAILVPGRTPCLRCFLPSADSGGQTCDTIGVIAPVVDIVASYQAVEALKYLVEADQARRNSLVTFDLWSNYYYEMKLGEAKTDCPCCQLKEYPALQVTEKDSTVSLCGRSTVQISGHGPLDLEQWRKRLEPAAVKVELNAYLLKAELPEGERLVLFPDGRVLVQGTEDLVRAKTLYARYIGY from the coding sequence ATGGATGAGAGACTGGAGAGATATTCAAGGCAAATGCTGTTTGCGCCAATCGGCGAGCAAGGTCAGCAGAAGCTGAGCGAAAGCTCGGTATGCGTGATCGGAATGGGAGCGCTTGGCACCGTGCTGGCGAATCATATGGTTCGCGCCGGTGTCGGACGGGTCCGCATTGTGGACCGGGACTATGTGGAGAAAAGCAATCTGCAGCGCCAGATGCTGTATGACGAGGATGATGTGCGCGAGGGCTACCCGAAGGCGATTGCCGCGGAACGCAAGCTCCGCCGGATCAATTCGGATGTGCGGATCGAGGCGGTTGTGGCGGATGTGACCGTCCATAACATTGATGAGCTGCTGGACGGCATGGATTTGGTGCTGGACGGAACGGATAACTTCCAGACCCGGTTTTTGCTCAATGACGCGTGCTTCAGCAAGGGCATTCCGTTTACCTACGGCGGTGCGGTCAGTTCTCGAGGCATGAGCGCGATTCTGGTTCCGGGCAGGACGCCTTGCCTGCGCTGCTTCCTCCCTTCGGCGGACAGCGGCGGCCAAACCTGCGATACGATTGGCGTTATCGCGCCCGTTGTTGATATTGTCGCTTCCTATCAGGCGGTAGAAGCGCTTAAATATTTGGTTGAAGCGGATCAGGCCAGGCGGAATAGCCTGGTTACCTTCGATTTGTGGAGCAACTATTACTACGAAATGAAGCTCGGAGAGGCGAAGACAGACTGCCCTTGCTGCCAGTTGAAGGAATATCCGGCACTTCAGGTGACGGAAAAGGATTCAACGGTGTCCTTATGCGGCCGAAGCACGGTTCAGATCAGCGGACATGGACCTCTGGATCTGGAGCAATGGCGCAAACGGCTGGAGCCGGCTGCGGTGAAGGTAGAGCTTAACGCTTACCTGCTTAAAGCCGAGCTGCCGGAAGGAGAGCGGCTGGTGCTGTTCCCTGACGGCAGGGTGCTTGTGCAGGGGACGGAGGACCTTGTCCGCGCTAAGACGCTGTACGCGAGATATATCGGATATTGA